From a single Brettanomyces bruxellensis chromosome 7, complete sequence genomic region:
- a CDS encoding uncharacterized protein (BUSCO:EOG09263IQ5): MSNIISITRPTVKQAKDEGSDDMDIDDELNLNDVKAKEIQDIVVPGELITDDPSWMRGHGTYYLGEKTYSAVAGVILRVNKLLSVIPFKGRYNPETGDHVVGRIVDVTNKRWKVDVGAEHDAVLMLGAVNLPGGVLRRKSETDELQMRSFLKEGDLLNAEVQSVFHDGSAALHTRSLRYGKLRNGIFVSIPSNLIIRAKNYAHDLPGGVSVIFGVNGYCWLYKTKIDNSPGVGPKSSLERKFEAGVKMDAANSAFSPGMGSDAPNKLEEKASWDIYSDKNDSISATTKETISRYRNSLLALSNFNVAVNETRLSKAYEISLGYGDVSELVKSDIQKSIAEDLINDEKMRG; encoded by the coding sequence ATGAGCAATATTATTAGCATAACGCGGCCGACCGTGAAGCAGGCCAAAGATGAGGGTAGTGATGATATGGATATTGATGACGAGTTGAACCTGAATGATGTCAAAGCAAAGGAGATACAAGATATAGTAGTTCCAGGTGAACTGATCACGGATGACCCAAGCTGGATGAGGGGTCATGGTACATATTACCTTGGTGAAAAGACCTATTCGGCAGTTGCTGGCGTGATACTTAGGGTGAACAAACTTTTAAGTGTGATACCGTTTAAAGGACGATACAATCCAGAGACTGGTGACCATGTAGTTGGAAGGATCGTGGATGTTACCAATAAGAGATGGAAGGTGGATGTTGGAGCTGAGCACGATGCTGTTTTGATGTTAGGTGCGGTGAACTTGCCTGGAGGGGTtttgagaagaaaatcCGAGACAGATGAGTTGCAGATGAGATCTTTTTTAAAGGAAGGAGACTTGCTTAATGCTGAAGTTCAATCTGTGTTTCACGATGGTTCTGCCGCACTTCATACACGTTCTCTTAGATATGGAAAGCTTCGAAATGGTATATTTGTTTCGATTCCATCCAATTTAATTATCAGAGCCAAGAATTATGCACATGATTTACCGGGTGGAGTTAGTGTAATTTTTGGAGTGAACGGATACTGTTGGCTATACAAGACTAAGATTGATAATTCACCGGGAGTTGGACCAAAGAGCTCATTGGAGCGTAAATTTGAGGCGGGCGTGAAAATGGATGCTGCTAATTCTGCCTTTAGTCCGGGAATGGGAAGTGATGCACCAAATAAACTTGAAGAGAAGGCATCTTGGGACATTTACAGCGATAAGAATGATTCGATTTCGGCTACGACAAAGGAAACAATCTCCAGATACAGGAATAGTCTCTTGGCTTTGAGTAACTTTAATGTTGCCGTTAATGAAACACGTTTATCTAAGGCATATGAGATTAGTCTTGGTTATGGGGATGTGAGCGAGTTGGTGAAATCAGATATTCAAAAGTCAATTGCTGAAGACTTGATAAACgatgaaaaaatgagaGGTTGA